The DNA sequence TTCCCTGTGAGAAGGAATCTGCCCGGATTTCTCACTGTCCTCCCCCACCCAAATCCCTACTATTTTTTCCCAAGGTCTTATCTTCATCCACCATGTCCTACCCCAGCCCCAGCAACACTGCTGCCCTCACTGACCCGACCCCGCCCTGCTTCCAGCCTCCACTGTCAATGTTCAGCCCCCATCCACCAGCATCCTCCTCCCCCTAGCTTACCAGAACTTGAAGATGATGCCAGTGGCCACGAGAACAATGATGATGGAGATGGTAATTGTAACGTAGAGCTGGGGGTCCACAcctgatgggggtggggagaaagttTTAGGGAGGCCTGAGGCCGTAAGAGCCAGGAGGGGGTCGGCTGTAGGGTCAGGAAGCTGGAGGAGCTTTGCCACGTGAAGCCACAGTGCCCAActctttctgcttctctggagcCTCCCTCTTCTCATCACCAGCGTGCCTCCAAACTGTCAGCTCTTTTCCTCCACTCTCCCAAATGTGTTTCACCAAATCTTATATGTGCATGTGATGAGCATGTACATTGGATGAGCCTCCAAAATCAGAGAGAATCTCTCTGCATAGAAACTTCAGAGTGGAGATGTCCTCATctctgccctggcccagccccaaaCCACTGGCCCTGTCCCTCCATCAGCACTCCCTGGGCCAAGACGTCACCCTGGTAGTCCCCTTCATCCATGGTGTTCTGCCTGAGAGTATTCTGCCTGAATACCCTCACTCTGTTTTAAGGTCCAGCTCAAATGTCAGTTCTTGGAAAGTGTCCTCATTCCTAGGCAGAAGTAGTCTCTCACTTCTCACTTTTCCTAAAAACATGCTGTATATGCAGAGCATTTATTCCATTGACTCATCCTCAGGTGTTTACACATCTGTCTTCTCCAGCGGACCTGAACTCCTCAAGGGCTCAGACAGTGTCTCCATCTCTGTGTCCTGTGCCAGCACAGTGCCCAGTACGTTTGTTGAAGGAGCTAACAGACAAGGCCTCTAATTCTGCCCCTGGAGTCTtcacccagcctccccacccctcacatcCCTACCAGCCTCTCCCACTCACCTTCCCCACGGCCCCCAAACAGGAACGGCCGCAGGGTGGCAGGTGCTTCTCCAAGGATGAGGCCATCTCCGTCACCCCGCATAGAGTCTGAGTTGGGGTGTGGGGTAGCGAGCCCATGGGGGGCTGCAAAGCCATAGTCCAGAAATCCAGGATTGGCAGAGTTGGGGTCCCCCCCATCCTCTCGAGACACTGTGGGGCCCCACACAATAGCCCAGGGGTACTGCGAGGAGGGTGGGCCCTCCTCAAAGCCTGATGGGGTGGCAGGGGGTGCAGTGCCTGGCAGGACTTGCCGACGAGATCTTGGGACCCGAGGGGATCTGCTTGGTGGCGGTGCCCGCTCCCACACGCACACATGACGTGGGGCTGAGGGGCCTCCCCGGGCACAGGGGGGGCgggctggggctggtggggttcgaggggaggaggaggagccctgAGCCAGCAGTGGGAGGGGCAGCAACAGGAGtggccagagagggaggaggtgggacaGCAGCAGAGCAGGCCTgcaagaagggagagaaagtggATAAGATGCAGGCCCATGGTGGGCCCatggtggggagggtgggctCACCCCAGAAATCCCAGCTGCCTCCCTCCAGGATTCTCTGTGAAAGCCCTCAGGAAGGCAGGCCCTGGATGGGCCTAGGAAGGAAAGGACCATGACCCCCCAGGAAAGTGGTCTCCAAGCTCCCTCTGCTGGACCAAACTTACCACATCCTTGACTCCACGTGAGAAGTCTTCCTCAGCTGTGACCCAGATTTTCAGCCTTTACTGGGGGAAAAGGGGGGTTGTCACACCCCAACCCTGCCCTGTGTACTTCCCCAGCTCATTCTTCCACCAACTCTAGCTCATCTCCCCTCCCAGGCTGCCCAGCTGACAGCCGTGCCGCTGCCACCCGGGATCCACTGCTTCTTAGCATCCTTCTGGGGAAAAACTCCCCGAGTGGTTTCCTGACCAGCCCCCAGCCTCATCTACAACTTCGCGGTCCATTACCTCCCGACCATAGGGGCTACTCTGGCTTCCCTGACTTCTctggcttccttccttctcacttCCTCTACCCACAGCTCCAGGCTTTTCTTGGATCTTAATTTAGAGCCAAGAACCTTGTGATTCCTTGAGCACCTACTGCTAGGGAGGGAGTATGAAGGtagggggagggaaagggaagtcaatcagagtgagagtgtgtgtgtgtgcgtgtgtgtgtctgcaggGGACCCCACTTGCAGTGCCAGGCCTTTCTCTCCGGATTGGCCCCAGGAGCCTGCATCttcaggagaaagggaggaagagatgaagGGACAGaaagatagagacagagaaagagagaggtgggtgggagaaaaactacagaatataatTTCTGCTCTTAATGTTTAATCATCCAAATGCATAGGTGCCCTCTGAAGGGAGGTGGAGTTGAGAAGAAGCCACCCCCTCAAATGTAGCTCTCCTGGGTAAAGAATTCTGGGAGAATCTGGATGGTTGGTTTTGAAAGAGGAAGGGTATGTTCTCAGAGCTGAGGGTAGCAGAGCCAGGGGGGCCAGGCTTCCCAGGGGGAATGAGGAGATAGCACACCGTGACCTCTGGAATCAGGGTCTAAATCCGTACATTGAATACTCCCAGAGTATTCCAGAGGCATGAGCTAGGGAAGTCAGGGGAAGGGAATGGGGAAGTGGGCAGCAGGGAGAGATAGGAAGGGCCTgaagggctgggagagggaaggTTGGttcagagggaggaggaggaggatggtgaATAGGCATCAGCCTGGAGCgcagggtggggagagcagaCAGTCCTGGAAAAGAGTGGCccgggaagagaggagagaggggtaCAGAAGGCCGCTGAAGGGGGAAAAGATAAGAGAAGAGGTCGGGGAGGAGAACTGAGAGGGTGAAGGGGTCACAGGTGCAGGGGGAGAAGAGGcaaggggcaggaggagaaggaaagagaggtccAGGCAGGACGGCCAAGTGGAGAGAGTGGAAGCGGAAGGGTGAAAGGGGGATGACGGGCAGGGATGGGGAGAAAGGAGCTGAGAAAGGAGAGAACATAATACCGAAGACAAAATGAGAAGGGACAGGAGCTGGGAGCCAGAGAACAGGGACGGCAAAGATGGAGGAGTTGGAAATTGTTTCTCGAAATGTAAAGGGCTATGGAGCTATGGAAAGAGATGGGGATGGGGGCAcggtgggaagaggggagggagggagggaggagagttaGAGCGAACCAGCGAAGCGGAGAAGGGCTCCCAGGGATGTCTGTGGCCAGCTGACTCCGGGACTCACTTGCCCCTCAGCCCAGCGCATCCCCTCACCTACGACCGGCGTCAACTCCAGCACCCTTTACcaccccctccaggaagcccgCAGTCCCCAGGCTGGCGCgccacccccaccctctccccgcTCCTCACCGACCTGTTGTGCGCAGGAGAcgagctgggggtggggcgggagccTTGGCGTGTGGGAACCGGGCCCTACCGTCAGGGTTgcccccatcccacccaccccacaggCCCGCGCTCCCCGGCGAGAGCAAGGGGAAGCGAGGAAAAGGCGGTCGGCAAAGGGACTCCGAGGGAGGGAGCGCCGAGAGCGGACAGGGgacccgaggcaggaggatgctcgCACCGCCCGCTGAGCCGAAGGCGGGATGGAGGCAGCGCGGGGACGGAGACTGCTGCACCCGGAGGCAGGCTGGAGTCGCGACCGCGGACGGATGGAGAGCACGCCGGGGAAGGAGTGCTTGGGGGCTGCAGCCCCGCTGGGGGCCGCGCCGGGAGGGGCGGGAGGCGAAGGGCGCGGAGTCGGGAAGGGCAGGGCCGGGCTCCCTCCGGGTGGGGCGCGGGGGTCCCTGTCTTACCTGCATGCCTGGCGCGGCGGCGCGACGACTGCGGGCGCTCGGGGCTGCGCGGGACTGGGGGGTCGCGGAAGCGGGCAGGGTGCGGGGCATGGTCGGCAGGTTTGGCCGGCAGCAGGGCGCTGGAGCCGGTGGGGGGCGGGCGCccggggcgcggggcggcggcggcgggagatGCTCTCGCCTCGGCTCCGCTCGGCTCGGCTCCGGCTGCGCTCGGCTCGGCAGGGCTCGGCGCGGCGGCTGGGACCGCTCGGTCTCCGCCTCTCCCCCTCCCGCCTGTAGGCCACGCACGGTTTAACCCTCCTGCTGCCACGCTGCAGGAGTCGCGCCCAGCTCTGTCCCAGGTGGAGGGCTGGAGAGGGTTGCGAGGGGAGAGCACCGCCCGGATCCCGGGTTCTGATGGCAAGCTTCCCCACCCCCTTCACCCCAGCTCCGGGGACACCCGTGGTCGCCCCAATCAGTTTCTGAAATTCTGAGTCATCCAGTGCTCTGAGTCTCCAACTCTGTCCTGTTTTCACACCCCcatccctacacacacacacacacacacgcatggaAAGTGCTCGAGGTCAAGGCTGCAGGGcgagggggtgaggggtggagggagggagagaggaaaagaacacGCACCATCATTGAATTATCCCAAGGGCTTGGTCCCCGATTCCACTACTGGCCTGCTATAATGCATTCTCCCTGAAGCAACCCAAACGATCTTTAAAATAAGTGGCTCAGGTCCCAATTACTGGGCTTTTCCAAACTCTTTACTGTGACTTAAAAGACCTTCTATGACCTGGTCCCTAGGTAGTTCTCTGATTTCCTTTTCTAGAGATTTCTATGCCTCAGCACAGTGGACCTGATGGTCTATGTTCCTAGGAGACAAGTTTAACCTGccttagggcctttgcacttgctgctccctcTATCTGGAATGCTTTTCCCTGACTTTTCACAATGACTCACTCTTGTCATTCCAGTCTTACTTAGACCCAGTGTCTTCTGGGAGGCCTTCCTTGATCTCTTTATCAAAACTAGCCTTCCCTGCCCCTACTCCCAcaacctcccaccccatccctctcTATCACATTACCGTTTTTCTTCATTGCTCTTCTAGGACATCACACTCTCCTAGTTTCCCTCCAACCTCACTAGCTATTCTTTCTTAGTCCTCCTCAGCTGACCTCTAAATATTGGAGCCTCCTCGGGCTTAGTCCTTGGCCCTCCTCTCTTTCCACATTCTCTGTCCAGTGATCTCATCCAGTCCCAGGGtttaaatactatgtaaatgtCAGTGAGTCCTAAATTTATATCCAAAGCACCAGACTCATTTATCCAACAGCctacttgacatctccacttgggTGTCTAATAGCCATGCAAAGCTAATGTGACTAAAATAGATGTCTgaatcccccacccccaatccatTTCTCTCCCAGTGTTCCCCATTCTGGGACATGACAACTCCTAGTTCTTCAGGCTAAAAACCTAGGAAAcatcctccctttccttcccccaccccatacTGATTCCTTCCCTATATCTAATTCACGAACAAGTCTCATGGGCTCTGAATCCAAAATATATCCTGACTCCATCTACTTCTCTCCACCTTTATTGTTATAGTCCTGGTCCAAGCCATCATCTGTCATCCAGAATATTACAATAGCTTCCCAGCTGGTCCCTTTCTTCCACCCCTGCCCTTCACAAtatcagtaatattttaaaaatctaaatcataTCATGCTCTTCCCTGCTTAAAATGTTCAAGTAGTTTTTCATTATACTTGGAATAAATCTGAACTCCTTGTAAGAAGGAGCCACCAACTTTTACTTCCCTTCATACACAGTGTTCCTGCCAGATCAGATTTCTTGGTGCACTAGAACATCAGAAATCCTTCTCTTAGCCTCCCTGCACTTTTaattccctcttcctggaatgcttTGCCACTCCTCCTCCCATCTTCACCTGGTCGGTTCCTTCTTCTCTGCTCAAAATCTAAAGTGGCCACCACACTATTTCATCACTATGTCTCATTATCTGTCCAACTCATCAATTTCTGAAATGATCTTATATTTGTTTACTGTTTATTGTctgcccccctcctgcccccacataCATGAGAGAGCAAAtatctcatttgtctttttcaccCTGCATCCCAACTCCTACTGCAGtgtcttggcacatagtagatgctcaatatttACTGCTCAGTGAACTCCTGGGACCCCTGCCCACTCTGAGTTCTTTTCACTCTCTCCTCTGCTGTCCTCCTGCCTTTCCTCTCTATCTGCCCACCCTCCCTGATCTCTGCCCTGTGCTCAGTGCTTCAGGTTCTCTGCTGACATCCGCACCCCTCCAGACTCTCCCCCTTCATCACTGCATTATTACTATCATTAGCCTGGTGTTCCCGCCTCCCGGAAGGAAGCCTGCTGCTCTGACCAGCATCTGCAACTGCTGCCCTCCTGCTTGCCTGTCCCTGACAGCCCTTCATTCGAGGTCAGAACAGCAGTGTGTGAACCATCTTCCTAGTGTCTCCCAGTGGCAGGGGAAAGACAGTGCACATTGGATGTGAACGGGGCCATGTGAGGCAAGGCGGGCAACTTGTGCCATGTCCTGAGTCCCAAGAGCCCCAGGGCATCCTGAGGATATGCTGTAAGTGAGCTCATTGTGGGGCTGGTGCGGATCGAATTTATCAAGTGAATATTCACTATTAGTGTAAGTGCTTTTTACATGAAGGACTTTGGGTCAGTATCAgttatttctattattcttttttttttttttttttttttttttttgttgagacagagtctcactttgttgcccaggctagagtgagtgccgtggcgtcagcttagctcacagcaacctcagactcctcggcttaagcgatcctactgcctcagcctcccgagtagctgggactacaggcatgcgccactatgcccggctaattttttttttctatatagatttttagttgtccatataatgtctttctatttttagtagagacggggtctcgctcaggctggtctcgaactcctgaccttgagcaatccacccgcctcggcctcccagagtgctaggattacaggcgtgagccaccgcgcccggcctattattcttgattcatttgttttttcagcAAATAATTTTGGAACATCCACTTCGTGTTGGGTGCTGTGCCATGGCTGGAGATACAGGGAAGAGCAAGAATGAAGTCACCACTGTCTTCATGGAGCCTACCATCTAGTGAGGGGGACAATAAAATACAAAGTGataggcctggcacggtggcttatgcctataacgtagcactctgggaagctaaggcgggtggatcctttgagctcaggagttcgagatcagcctcagcaagagtgagaccctgtctctactaaaagtagaaagaaattatctggacaactaaaaatatatagaaaaagttatccaggcatggtggcgcatgcctgtagtcccagctaccatggaggctgaggcagaaggattgcttgagcccaggaatttgaggttgctgtgagctaggctgatgccacggcactctagtctgggcaacagagtgagactctgtctcaaaaaaaaaaaaaaaaaaaaaagatacaaagtgaTAAATGTGTCTTGAGATGAATTTGAGGACCTTCCCACACTCCAGACTCCATAAATTCTTGCCCTGTTTCTGGCTGTGTTGGTATCTCTATCACTATCTCTGGGCTCATTTAGGGTTCCCAGAATTTGTCAGGGTAAATTTCAGTCTGTTTTCTGCTCAGTGTCTTTCTGAACTGTACTTTCTCTCAGCTGCTGATCTTgcttgctgcttttttttttttttttgctttttttttttctttttcttttcttttttttttgagacaggatgcagtggcaggatcatagctcactgcagccttggactcttggcctcaagcaatcctcctaccttggcctcccatagtgctgagattctgagaaaatagaagcacGCAGAAGAAAAATTCCTCACTCACAGCCTCACATCCCAGCCCCATTGCTGCTCCTGTGAGGGATCCCAGACCTTGTCTCCCACCCCAAAGTCATCACTCCAGcatctgtccctccctctcctgcagcAGCACTCTCCTGCTGTCTGCTTGATCATTACCAGCAATGTGCAAGCATGCTGTCATTTCTCCCAGCCTAAAACAGGTCCTTCTCAGCTGTGTGTTtgcccccagcctctgccatTCTCTGCTCCCCTCACAGCAAAGCTTTCTCAGACGATGGTCTCTATTCACTGTCTCCTCCACTTCTCCTCccattccttctcttctctttcatcaACTTAaatctaactttttaatttttgtgaatcaCTGTGGGGAGCCCGCAATTCACCATTTTGAATTGGTAATACATTCATATGCTCAAAACAATGCTTTAAATATGTTAGAAAGATTTCAAGTGAAAGTTCTCATTCTCACCCCTGTCCCTCATCATTCCAATTCCCATCTCTGCCCCCAATGTGACTAATTTCTGTATTCTTCCGGAACTTCTTTATGCATATACAAGCAAATAGCAATATAAATTCTTATTCCCCtatgtattttacataaaatttgcaTATCATATacactttctttctttgtctttcctgttTTACTTGACAATGGATCTCTGAGATCTTCCCAGATCAATGAATAGAGAGCTTCCCGTCTTTTCCCCCAGCTGTGCTGTATTGTGAGGTATGGATGTACTCTCAGTCTCCCTTGAGCCCATTCCCAGGAGGCTTCTGCCCAAACTACCCTACTGAAACTCCTGTTAAGGTTACCTGCAACCTCTGTGTTTCCAAATCCAAAGTTCAATTATCGGTGTCATTTTACTTGGTGATTAGGAGCCCTTCATACAGCTGATCATGTCCCCTTCTAGAAACACTTCCTTTCCCTGACTTTTAAGACACTacactggccgggcgtggtggctcatgctaggattacaggattcctagcactctgggaggctgaggcgggaggattgcttgagctcaggagtttgagaccagcctgagcaagagcgagaccccgtctctgctaaaaatagaaagaagttacatagacaactaaaaatatatatagaaaaaattagctgggcatggtggcacatgcctgtagtcccagctacttgggacgctgaggcaggaggattgcttgagcccaggagtttgaggttcctgtgagcgaggctgatgccacggcactctagcttgggcaacagagtgagactctgtcacaaaaaaaaaaaaaaaaaaaaaaaagaaggacacTACACTGTCCTGGTTTCCTCCTACCACATtggctcctcctcagcctcctttgCTAGTTCGTTCTGGGCTCCCCAACAGCTATGTCTCACTCTCTCCTCTGTCTGTGGTGGTCACTCCCCACGGAATCTCCTTCTGTCTCTGGTCTTTAAAGATCATTGTTTCaggatgggcacagtggctcactcctataatccc is a window from the Eulemur rufifrons isolate Redbay chromosome 16, OSU_ERuf_1, whole genome shotgun sequence genome containing:
- the PIANP gene encoding PILR alpha-associated neural protein, whose protein sequence is MWPALLLSHLLPLWPLLLLPLPLLAQGSSSSPRTPPAPARPPCARGGPSAPRHVCVWERAPPPSRSPRVPRSRRQVLPGTAPPATPSGFEEGPPSSQYPWAIVWGPTVSREDGGDPNSANPGFLDYGFAAPHGLATPHPNSDSMRGDGDGLILGEAPATLRPFLFGGRGEGVDPQLYVTITISIIIVLVATGIIFKFCWDRSQKRRRPSGQQGALRQEESQQPLTDLSPAGVTVLGAFGDSPTPTPDHEEPRGGPRPGMPQPKGAPAFQLNRIPLVNL